From Streptomyces sp. SAI-135:
AGTCGACCACGCTGATCCTCGTCACCAACACCGTCTCCGCCCGGCAGTGGAAGCACGAGCTGGTGAAGCGGACCTCGCTGACCGAGGAGGAGATCGGCGAGTACAGCGGCACCAAGAAGGAGATCCGGCCGGTCACCATCGCCACCTACCAGGTGCTGACGACCCGGCGGAAGGGCGTCTACCCGCACCTGGAGCTGTTCGACTCCCGGGACTGGGGGCTCATCGTCTACGACGAGGTGCATCTGCTGCCCGCGCCCGTCTTCAAGTTCACCGCCGACCTCCAGGCCCGGCGCAGACTCGGACTGACCGCGACCCTGGTGCGGGAGGACGGCCGGGAGTCGGACGTCTTCTCGCTGATCGGGCCCAAGCGGTTCGACGCGCCGTGGAAGGAGATCGAGGCGCAGGGCTACATCGCGCCCGCCGACTGCGTCGAGGTGCGGGTGAACCTGACCGACTCGGAGCGGCTCGCCTACGCCACCGCCGAGCAGGAGGAGAAGTACCGCTTCTGTGCCACGACCGCGACCAAGCGGAAGGTCACGGAGGCGCTCGTCAAGCGCTTCGCGGGCCAGCAGATCCTGGTGATCGGCCAGTACATCGACCAGCTCGACGAACTCGGTGAGCATCTGAACGCCCCCGTGATCAAGGGCGAGACCTCCAACGCCCAGCGCGAGAAGCTCTTCGACGCCTTCCGGGAGGGCGAGATCAGCGTGCTGGTGGTGTCGAAGGTGGCGAACTTCTCCATCGACCTGCCGGAGGCGACCGTCGCCATCCAGGTCTCGGGCACCTTCGGCTCCCGCCAGGAGGAGGCCCAGCGGCTCGGACGGGTGCTGCGCCCGAAGGCGGACGGCCACCAGGCGCACTTCTACTCCGTGGTCGCCCGCGACACCATCGACCAGGACTTCGCCGCGCACCGCCAGCGCTTCCTGGCGGAGCAGGGGTACGCCTACCGGATCGTGGACGCGGACGACCTGCTGACGGAGGGGGCCTGAGCGCCGGGGCGCCTACGGCGTCAGCAGGGTGAAGACCAGCGCGAGGACGGTCGCCGGCGGCAGCACCGCGAGGAGCGCCAGCCACGCGCGCAGGGCGGACCAGCGGCGCTGCCAGGGCAGGGCCCAGGAGGCGACGAAGGCGGGCAGGGTGACCAGGACCCCGAACTCCAGGATCGCGTAGATCACGGTCAGGGACGCCGTCAGCGCCCGCGGGCAGTCGTCGGGGCCGCAGGAGTCGGTGGCCATCGCGGACAGTCCGCCGAACAGCAGGGCGGGCGGGCCGAGGACGACCAGCAGGACGGTCGCGACCAGCGGGGCCACCCACGCGTGGCGGTCCTGGTCGCGGTCGGGAAGGGCCGGTGCGGTCGCTGTCGTCATACCGCCGAGTGAACCGCCGCAGGGGGCGACCGGACATCGGCTCGGGTACTCATCCCGGGCCGGGTGCCGTACTCAGCGGCGGCGGACGCCGGCTTCCTCGCCGTACTCACCGAGTATGACGACGTCGAAGGCGGCGCCGGCGAAGACGCGGATCGCCCGGAGGGCGTCGCCCAGGCGGTGGGTGTTGTGGGCACCGGAGACGGGGGTCGCCCCGGACGGGCGACCGGGGGCTGGGGTGAAGGTCGCTGCGCTCATGTCTCCATGGTGGCCGAGCAGGCATAAAGGGGGCATCGGTCTCAGGTAGCCCGTTTCTGTGCTACCTGAGTACGGCCCGCGGGTGCAGGCACCCCTGAAGGAGGAGGGGCGATCCCCTAGGGGCCGGCCAGAGGGCGGCCGGGGGCCGACCAGGGGGCCGGAGATATTCGTTGGCCCGCTCCCACCCCGTCCCTCTAGAATCTCCGCTCTTGCCCGCCTCCCTCACGGAGTGCCGCCGCCCGGACGGAAACCGGTCGGCATCCCACCACGCGGCCCGCAGCACCTTCGGAGGCACCCCCTTGTCCAGGCCGTCCACTCCCGTGCCCGCAGACGACGACCCCCTCGCCCGCGAACGCTCCCACCTCGCCGGCTCCCGCGCCGCGCTGCGCGCCATGCGCGAGGACGTCGAGTCGCTGGACATCAAGGACGTCACCGCGAACTGGGTCAACGCCGAGGTCCTGGCCCGCCAGATCGACGAACGGATCAAGGCGCTGGCGGACCTCAGCGACACCCCGCTGTTCTTCGGCCGCCTCGACTACCTGCACTCCCCCGGCGCCGACCGGGCCGAGGGCGCGGAGGGCGAGCGCTTCTACATCGGGCGCCGGCACGTGCACGACCACGACGGCGACCCGATGGTGATCGACTGGCGGGCGCCGGTCTCGCAGCCGTTCTACCGGGCGTCCAAGAAGGACCCGATGGACGTCGGGCTGCGTCGCCGCTTCGGGTACACCCGCGGGGACATCACGGCGTACGAGGACGAGCACCTGTCCGACCCGGCGGAGGCCGCCGCCACCAGCAAGCTGCTCCAGCAGGAGATCGAGCGCCCGCGCGTCGGCCCGATGCGCGACATCGTGGCGACGATCCAGCCCGAGCAGGACGAGATCGTACGGTCCGGGCTGGGCGGCACGGTCTGCGTCCAGGGCGGCCCGGGGACCGGGAAGACCGCCGTCGGCCTGCACCGGGTCGCCTATCTCCTCTACGCCCACCGCGAGCGGCTCGCCCGCACCGGCACG
This genomic window contains:
- a CDS encoding DNA repair helicase XPB; translation: MNGPLIVQSDKTLLLEVDHEQADDCRRAIAPFAELERAPEHIHTYRVTPLGLWNARAAGHDAEQVVDALVQYSRYPVPHALLVDVAETMDRYGRLTLSKHPAHGLVLTTTDRPVLEEILRSKRIIPLVGARLDPDTVVVHPSERGQIKQTLLKLGWPAEDLAGYVDGEAHPIELAEDGWALRPYQKQAVENFWHGGSGVVVLPCGAGKTLVGAGSMAQAKSTTLILVTNTVSARQWKHELVKRTSLTEEEIGEYSGTKKEIRPVTIATYQVLTTRRKGVYPHLELFDSRDWGLIVYDEVHLLPAPVFKFTADLQARRRLGLTATLVREDGRESDVFSLIGPKRFDAPWKEIEAQGYIAPADCVEVRVNLTDSERLAYATAEQEEKYRFCATTATKRKVTEALVKRFAGQQILVIGQYIDQLDELGEHLNAPVIKGETSNAQREKLFDAFREGEISVLVVSKVANFSIDLPEATVAIQVSGTFGSRQEEAQRLGRVLRPKADGHQAHFYSVVARDTIDQDFAAHRQRFLAEQGYAYRIVDADDLLTEGA